A window from Cellulomonas sp. C5510 encodes these proteins:
- a CDS encoding electron transfer flavoprotein subunit alpha/FixB family protein: protein MATVLVLLDHADTGALRGSVLELATAARGLAGPDGAVHGVWVGDEPLDPALPVLGRHGVSVVHAVTTGDADPLLTPVLAEAVVDVVRATGATVLLALSTFENKEAAARVAIATGAGVVTDAASVERDAAGRVVAAKTVLAGTWTTRCAVLTDAAVVLLKAGAVVSSHVEHDAPHAPEVRPRTVAVTARATRVRVVERTPQAPSDRPDLSSADVVVVGGRGTGGDFGPLEALADEVGAAVGATRVATDEGWIGHEAQIGQTGVTVSPRLYLGLGVSGAVHHRGGMQASGTIVAVNEDPEAPIFEIADYGVVGDLFQVVPQLTEELRRLRRG, encoded by the coding sequence ATGGCCACGGTGCTGGTCCTGCTCGACCACGCGGACACGGGTGCGCTGCGCGGCAGCGTGCTCGAGCTCGCGACGGCCGCCCGGGGTCTCGCCGGCCCGGACGGGGCCGTGCACGGCGTGTGGGTCGGCGACGAGCCGCTCGACCCCGCGCTGCCCGTGCTGGGCAGGCACGGGGTCTCGGTCGTGCACGCGGTCACGACCGGCGACGCGGACCCGCTGCTCACGCCCGTGCTCGCCGAGGCCGTCGTGGACGTCGTCCGCGCGACCGGGGCCACGGTGCTGCTCGCGCTGTCGACGTTCGAGAACAAGGAGGCCGCCGCCCGCGTCGCGATCGCGACCGGCGCCGGGGTCGTGACGGACGCCGCGTCGGTGGAGCGTGACGCCGCGGGGCGCGTCGTCGCGGCGAAGACCGTCCTGGCCGGCACGTGGACGACACGCTGCGCGGTGCTCACCGACGCGGCCGTCGTGCTGCTCAAGGCAGGCGCGGTCGTCTCCTCGCACGTCGAGCACGATGCGCCGCATGCGCCGGAGGTCCGCCCCCGCACCGTGGCGGTGACCGCCCGCGCCACCCGCGTGCGCGTCGTGGAGCGCACCCCGCAGGCGCCCTCCGACCGTCCCGACCTGTCCTCGGCGGACGTCGTGGTCGTGGGCGGGCGCGGGACGGGCGGCGACTTCGGTCCGCTGGAGGCGCTGGCGGACGAGGTCGGTGCAGCCGTCGGCGCCACGCGCGTCGCGACGGACGAGGGCTGGATCGGGCACGAGGCGCAGATCGGGCAGACCGGCGTCACGGTCTCCCCGCGGCTCTACCTCGGCCTCGGGGTGTCCGGCGCCGTCCACCACCGCGGCGGCATGCAGGCGTCGGGCACGATCGTCGCCGTCAACGAGGACCCGGAGGCGCCCATCTTCGAGATCGCCGACTACGGCGTCGTCGGCGACCTGTTCCAGGTGGTGCCGCAGCTCACCGAGGAGCTGCGGAGGCTCCGCCGGGGCTGA